One part of the Bacteroidota bacterium genome encodes these proteins:
- a CDS encoding DUF1761 domain-containing protein, translating to MNINFLLILITALVPLVVGTIWYNPKVFGTAWMQAAEMTEEKMKNPPMVKIFLLSFLFAFLLSFSMQFMVIHQYHLYSLVADTVKPGDTTSVDALWLSSSLEAYGKLFRTFKHGAFHGLLTGIFMVLPIIGTHALYEKKTAKYIFINAGYWMVSMMIMGGILCQWA from the coding sequence ATGAATATTAACTTCTTACTCATCCTTATTACCGCGTTGGTGCCTTTAGTTGTTGGCACTATCTGGTACAACCCTAAAGTGTTCGGAACGGCATGGATGCAGGCCGCTGAAATGACAGAAGAGAAAATGAAGAACCCCCCAATGGTTAAAATCTTCTTATTGTCTTTTTTGTTCGCCTTCCTCTTATCCTTTTCTATGCAGTTTATGGTTATCCACCAGTACCATCTATACTCCTTAGTCGCTGATACCGTGAAGCCCGGAGATACTACTTCTGTAGATGCGCTCTGGCTGAGTAGCTCTTTAGAAGCCTATGGGAAACTCTTCCGCACCTTTAAGCATGGTGCCTTCCATGGGTTATTAACCGGAATTTTCATGGTACTCCCTATCATCGGTACACATGCCCTCTATGAAAAGAAAACGGCAAAGTATATTTTTATTAATGCCGGCTATTGGATGGTCAGCATGATGATTATGGGCGGAATCTTATGCCAATGGGCCTGA
- a CDS encoding sigma-70 family RNA polymerase sigma factor — translation MQPAVELLEKCRHDDRKAHHDLYVMCFPVIYSICSRYYINKEDRMAALNMIFVRLVQNMSDYLKRHSAVPYEQWLRRVSVNYIIDEFRKQKRYREYISLREEMPEEHHPGRMEVDMKYDTDEILLAIEKLPPMSKTVFNLYAVDGYKHDEIATLLGISSGTSKAHLFKARKKLQEMLSDVKKTEWNKPIIQ, via the coding sequence ATGCAGCCCGCCGTTGAATTATTAGAGAAATGCCGGCACGACGACCGGAAAGCACATCACGATTTATACGTGATGTGCTTTCCCGTTATCTATTCTATTTGTTCAAGATATTATATCAATAAGGAAGATCGGATGGCGGCGTTGAATATGATCTTTGTTCGCCTGGTGCAAAATATGTCCGACTATTTGAAGCGCCATAGTGCTGTTCCTTACGAACAATGGCTGCGACGGGTGAGTGTGAATTATATTATTGATGAATTCAGGAAACAGAAACGTTATCGGGAATACATCAGTCTGAGAGAGGAAATGCCCGAAGAACACCATCCCGGACGTATGGAGGTGGACATGAAATACGATACCGACGAAATATTGCTTGCTATTGAAAAGCTGCCTCCGATGAGCAAGACCGTGTTTAACCTCTATGCAGTAGACGGATACAAGCACGACGAGATAGCGACATTGCTTGGCATATCATCAGGAACGTCAAAGGCACATCTCTTTAAAGCCAGAAAGAAATTGCAGGAGATGTTGAGCGATGTCAAAAAAACGGAATGGAATAAACCCATCATACAATGA
- a CDS encoding TolC family protein, producing MSTLLRTPIIRRVLEMRDVSLVRQVRRVRQVATCRYAMRMITMSYIMVWSTASFAQEGPLPSYISAGIKNNLLVKEKNISLDKALLALKSAKGLFLPNVSLQGAYQNGDGGRSISIPVGDLVNPVYTTLNQLTGTQAFPQIENVKQNFFPDNLYDMKLRTSLALLNSDLFYNRKLQSQQVVLQQLELEVYQRELVKEIKIAYYNYLSATRAVSIYENAVSTAREGKRINERLLENGKGLPAFSLRSEAEVQAMVSKYEEAVLNRNNAQLYFNFLLNTDPTSPIDTTYNPAPEISQVNLLLQRTPVVEKREELASLQQVNEMGETMLRMKRAYLYPKVSGFLDLGLQAERAKLSSDDADYYLAGIQLEIPLFAGFTNRHKIQQAKWDMELSSLQLTDAQKKLAMGANISLNRLNGAWSQYLAAQRQVEAAAAYHRLINKGYIEGVHTFLEKLDASNQYTNAQLQLNLSELNILSALAQLERDEATYPIQNFKNSNP from the coding sequence ATGAGTACACTATTAAGAACCCCAATCATCCGGCGGGTCCTGGAGATGCGAGATGTCAGTTTGGTACGACAGGTGCGTCGAGTACGACAGGTCGCGACCTGTCGTTACGCAATGCGGATGATCACTATGTCGTACATCATGGTTTGGTCGACTGCAAGTTTCGCCCAGGAAGGTCCATTACCGTCCTACATCTCTGCCGGGATAAAGAACAATCTTCTCGTAAAGGAGAAAAACATCTCTCTCGATAAAGCTTTGCTCGCTTTGAAATCGGCGAAGGGCTTGTTCCTCCCCAACGTCTCGCTGCAGGGCGCTTATCAAAACGGTGACGGCGGTCGGAGTATTTCGATTCCCGTGGGTGATCTGGTGAATCCCGTCTACACGACATTGAATCAGCTGACGGGCACACAGGCTTTTCCGCAGATTGAGAATGTGAAGCAGAATTTCTTCCCCGATAATTTATACGATATGAAACTGCGCACCAGCCTCGCCCTGCTGAACTCCGACCTCTTCTACAACCGGAAACTTCAATCGCAGCAAGTGGTGTTGCAACAACTCGAACTGGAAGTGTACCAGCGTGAACTGGTGAAGGAAATAAAGATCGCCTATTATAATTACCTTTCGGCTACCCGTGCCGTTAGTATTTATGAGAACGCCGTTTCTACTGCGCGGGAAGGCAAACGGATCAATGAACGCCTTCTGGAAAATGGAAAAGGTCTCCCGGCATTCAGCCTTCGTTCAGAAGCGGAAGTGCAGGCGATGGTTTCTAAATATGAAGAAGCTGTCCTGAATCGTAATAACGCGCAGTTGTATTTTAATTTTCTTCTGAACACCGATCCGACCTCGCCCATCGACACCACTTACAACCCGGCTCCCGAAATTTCACAGGTGAACCTCCTCCTGCAACGCACCCCTGTTGTGGAGAAACGGGAAGAGCTGGCGAGTCTGCAACAGGTGAATGAAATGGGAGAGACGATGCTGCGGATGAAGCGGGCTTATCTCTACCCGAAAGTGAGTGGTTTTCTGGACCTCGGTCTCCAGGCGGAGAGGGCTAAACTCAGCAGCGATGACGCCGATTATTATCTCGCGGGAATACAACTGGAAATCCCACTCTTCGCCGGCTTTACCAATCGTCATAAAATTCAACAGGCGAAATGGGATATGGAACTGTCGTCATTGCAGTTGACCGATGCGCAGAAGAAGCTGGCGATGGGCGCGAACATCTCCCTCAACCGCCTGAATGGTGCATGGTCGCAATACCTGGCAGCACAACGTCAGGTGGAGGCCGCTGCTGCATATCATCGACTCATCAACAAAGGCTACATCGAAGGTGTGCATACTTTTCTCGAGAAACTGGATGCCTCTAATCAATACACCAACGCGCAACTGCAGTTGAATTTAAGTGAACTGAATATCCTCTCGGCATTGGCGCAGCTCGAGCGGGACGAAGCAACATATCCTATACAAAATTTTAAAAATAGTAATCCATGA
- a CDS encoding acyl-CoA desaturase, translated as MSTVKGNIKFKGEDQKEFYNVLRKRVDNYFVENGISKYANAQMVFKTIFMFSCYFIPYVLMMTMEFSFGVQMLLWLVMGVGLAGIGMSVMHDANHGAYSGSKWVNKIMGYSLNLVGGSIFNWNLQHNILHHTYTNITHYDEDIDDKLVLRFSPHTKVKSFHRFQVVYAFLFYGILTLYWATFKDILQFRRYNRNGVNPLNKADTRITFIKIILAKIFYFTYLLVIPIAVFNVAVGPWIAGFFLMHFLAGIVLTTVFQLAHTVEGTQHPMPSAEGTIENSWAVHQLCTTVDFATNNRLLSFYIGGLNFQVEHHLFPKVCHVHYPKIAPIVRATAEEYGIPYMENKYLKDALMSHVRTLKRFGQATLEFG; from the coding sequence TTGAGCACAGTAAAAGGAAATATTAAGTTTAAAGGGGAAGATCAGAAAGAGTTCTATAATGTTTTAAGAAAGAGAGTAGATAATTATTTTGTTGAGAACGGTATCTCCAAATATGCGAATGCGCAGATGGTATTCAAAACCATTTTTATGTTTTCCTGCTACTTCATCCCTTATGTATTGATGATGACCATGGAGTTCTCTTTCGGGGTGCAGATGTTGTTATGGTTAGTGATGGGTGTTGGTTTGGCAGGCATTGGAATGAGCGTTATGCACGATGCCAATCACGGTGCTTATTCCGGCAGCAAATGGGTGAATAAGATTATGGGCTATTCCCTGAATCTGGTAGGCGGTAGTATTTTCAACTGGAACCTTCAGCATAATATTTTACACCATACTTATACCAACATTACCCATTACGACGAAGACATTGATGATAAATTAGTGCTTCGTTTTTCCCCGCATACCAAGGTAAAATCCTTTCACCGTTTCCAGGTGGTCTATGCCTTTTTATTTTATGGAATCTTAACATTGTACTGGGCGACGTTTAAAGATATTCTTCAGTTTCGCAGGTACAACAGAAACGGTGTGAATCCGCTCAACAAAGCCGATACCCGTATCACCTTCATCAAGATTATCCTTGCCAAGATATTTTATTTCACCTACCTGCTCGTCATTCCGATTGCCGTCTTCAATGTAGCCGTAGGCCCTTGGATCGCAGGATTCTTCCTCATGCACTTTCTCGCAGGCATTGTATTGACAACGGTATTCCAGTTGGCGCATACGGTAGAGGGCACGCAACATCCCATGCCATCGGCTGAGGGAACCATCGAAAACAGCTGGGCGGTACATCAGCTTTGTACCACTGTTGATTTCGCTACCAACAATCGTTTATTATCTTTCTACATCGGGGGATTAAATTTTCAGGTGGAGCATCATCTTTTCCCTAAGGTATGTCATGTGCATTATCCTAAGATTGCTCCTATTGTCCGTGCCACCGCGGAGGAATATGGCATCCCCTACATGGAGAACAAATACCTCAAGGATGCGCTCATGTCGCATGTCCGCACGCTGAAGCGCTTTGGCCAGGCTACGCTGGAGTTCGGGTGA
- a CDS encoding TetR/AcrR family transcriptional regulator gives MGITERKEKQKTELKKMILDASMKLFIEEGFEKVSIRRIADLIEYSPTTVYLYFKDKNEILFHLHQEGFRKMQEYNQNLKQIANPLLRLHKMGENYLHFGLENPEYYDLMFLQSAPMETILCSSGDCEWIEGDKALDQLRIILSECMENGLIVKGDVNAVAMVIWGMVHGLVSLAIRRRFERLVPEGQVYGMMEQSLNWLLNTMDASMKK, from the coding sequence ATGGGTATCACCGAACGAAAAGAAAAACAGAAAACCGAGCTGAAGAAGATGATCCTCGATGCTTCGATGAAGCTTTTTATTGAAGAAGGTTTTGAAAAGGTCTCTATCCGCCGCATCGCCGACCTGATCGAATACAGTCCGACTACCGTGTACCTCTATTTTAAGGATAAGAATGAAATCCTTTTTCATCTGCATCAGGAAGGTTTCCGGAAAATGCAGGAGTACAATCAAAACCTTAAACAGATTGCAAATCCTCTCCTCCGCCTCCATAAAATGGGTGAGAATTACCTGCATTTCGGTCTCGAAAATCCCGAATACTACGACCTGATGTTTCTGCAAAGCGCCCCCATGGAAACAATCCTCTGCAGCAGCGGCGATTGCGAATGGATTGAAGGCGATAAAGCCCTCGATCAATTGCGCATCATCCTCTCCGAATGTATGGAGAACGGCCTCATCGTAAAAGGGGATGTGAATGCCGTGGCGATGGTGATCTGGGGTATGGTGCACGGACTCGTCTCCCTCGCTATCCGCCGCAGATTTGAGAGACTCGTGCCCGAAGGTCAGGTCTATGGGATGATGGAACAATCCCTCAACTGGCTCCTGAATACCATGGATGCCTCAATGAAGAAATAA
- a CDS encoding PKD domain-containing protein yields MKYIYSLLLVLFVTFGAQAQNCVWTASNPSGNVAVLIPSPGFPAGQFYGIWTFGNGTSSGPVAVGPITQVYNSPGVYSVCLNVYDSLNGGIICTHCDSVLVGANNCSFTYTQDSSNANQYYFSANLQGTNTVANWSFGDGSNGTGNNVTHTYAATGTYTVTMTEVDFFNNVICSYTYTIIINSSISCAFGYTFPNPAQNPALLQFNAAFNTSGAQYIWDFGDNSLPVTGNNPQHAFAQPGAYNVCLTIISGVDTCFNCMMIPVGGGGGSNCSFIATPDSSNPSSFTFLATGTNPNNAIVWNFGDGSTGFGMIASHTYSSTGTFTVCMDEIDSSGAIICSFCFPVQTNGGGGGINCNFTVSTWPGNPTIFTFAIPQAINTAYFWDLGNGVTATGNNVAHNYAAPGTYNVCLTASNGITSSTCCQTIVVPPNPNPCSFVATPDSSLANTFNFVGLPSQLITGLTWDFGDNTTGVGNNLSHTYPGPGTYQVCMNEIELATGNIVCTSCMAVTVGNSNCTFTATAAPGNPGTFSFNTQGIPNNTYYWDFGNGATATGNNVAYTYPSPGVYNVCLNVGNGGAIICTSCQTITVPPNNPSCVANFTSVSIGLIAYFIDQSTVNPPNVPPLPVPVNYSWNFGDGNSSTLQFPQHQYSAPGTYLVCLTVSTVGCTTTYCDSIVIDTTINNPIGCNAYFIFTQTTPYQLIGVNLSNGVNLNFSWDFGDGSPLGSGAYPTHQYANTGTYVVCLTVSDFLGCNDTYCDTITVDSLGNIIYRGFSANAGFTLNIISPSQLTSGLDDQTNTISRIYPVPATDRLFVEWAANTADALNYQVISVDGREVMKGLVTRTANQLNTESLSPGIYLFRVINADGSADSKTFVKQ; encoded by the coding sequence ATGAAATACATTTATTCTCTCCTCCTGGTCCTGTTTGTGACCTTTGGCGCTCAGGCACAAAATTGTGTCTGGACAGCCTCCAATCCCTCAGGAAATGTTGCAGTGTTAATCCCTTCTCCCGGATTCCCAGCCGGACAGTTTTACGGCATCTGGACGTTCGGTAACGGTACCTCTTCCGGTCCGGTAGCGGTAGGTCCTATCACTCAGGTGTACAATTCACCCGGAGTGTATTCGGTTTGTCTCAATGTTTACGATAGCCTCAATGGTGGAATCATTTGCACCCATTGTGATTCGGTATTGGTGGGCGCTAACAATTGTAGTTTCACTTATACGCAAGATTCCAGTAACGCGAATCAATATTATTTTAGCGCCAATTTGCAAGGGACAAATACTGTTGCGAACTGGAGTTTTGGTGATGGAAGCAACGGTACCGGAAATAATGTGACGCATACCTATGCTGCAACAGGTACCTATACAGTCACTATGACAGAAGTTGATTTCTTTAATAATGTCATTTGCTCCTACACCTATACCATCATCATTAACTCCTCCATCTCCTGTGCTTTTGGTTATACTTTCCCTAATCCCGCTCAAAACCCGGCGCTCTTGCAGTTTAACGCCGCATTTAATACTTCCGGAGCTCAGTACATCTGGGATTTTGGTGATAACTCTCTTCCTGTAACCGGTAATAATCCGCAGCATGCTTTTGCACAACCCGGCGCTTACAATGTTTGTTTAACAATAATTTCCGGTGTTGATACTTGTTTCAATTGTATGATGATTCCTGTTGGTGGAGGAGGTGGATCAAATTGTTCCTTTATTGCAACTCCCGACTCCTCCAATCCTTCTTCATTTACTTTTCTTGCTACCGGTACAAACCCCAATAATGCAATTGTTTGGAATTTTGGTGATGGATCTACCGGATTTGGAATGATAGCCAGCCATACCTACAGCAGCACGGGGACGTTTACGGTTTGTATGGATGAAATAGACTCTTCAGGAGCCATCATCTGCTCTTTCTGCTTTCCGGTGCAGACAAACGGCGGCGGTGGCGGCATCAATTGTAACTTCACTGTTTCTACCTGGCCGGGAAACCCCACCATTTTTACATTCGCCATCCCTCAGGCCATTAATACAGCCTATTTCTGGGACCTTGGAAATGGGGTTACTGCCACAGGAAACAATGTAGCACATAATTATGCAGCTCCCGGAACCTACAATGTATGCCTTACTGCCAGCAATGGAATTACCTCCAGTACCTGCTGCCAAACGATTGTAGTTCCTCCCAATCCAAATCCTTGTTCATTCGTTGCCACTCCTGACAGTTCGCTTGCCAATACCTTTAATTTTGTTGGTCTTCCTTCCCAGCTTATCACAGGTCTCACATGGGATTTTGGAGATAACACAACAGGAGTGGGCAATAACCTTTCGCATACCTATCCCGGACCCGGTACCTATCAGGTCTGTATGAATGAAATCGAACTGGCTACAGGAAATATTGTTTGTACATCTTGTATGGCAGTCACTGTTGGGAACTCCAATTGTACTTTTACCGCAACGGCCGCTCCTGGAAATCCGGGTACCTTTAGCTTCAATACACAAGGAATTCCCAACAATACGTATTACTGGGATTTTGGAAATGGCGCCACCGCTACCGGTAACAATGTTGCCTATACCTACCCGTCTCCCGGCGTATATAATGTTTGTCTAAACGTAGGTAATGGCGGAGCAATTATCTGTACCTCCTGTCAAACCATTACTGTTCCACCGAACAACCCTTCTTGTGTTGCGAATTTTACTTCAGTAAGTATCGGGTTGATCGCTTACTTTATCGATCAGTCTACGGTGAATCCTCCCAATGTACCACCGCTGCCTGTGCCCGTAAACTACAGTTGGAATTTCGGAGATGGTAATTCAAGTACATTGCAGTTTCCTCAACACCAGTACAGTGCTCCCGGAACCTATTTGGTTTGTCTGACAGTAAGTACAGTGGGTTGTACAACTACTTATTGTGATTCTATTGTGATAGATACCACCATCAATAACCCGATAGGTTGTAATGCTTATTTCATCTTTACTCAAACCACCCCTTACCAACTGATTGGCGTGAATTTGTCTAATGGTGTAAATCTTAACTTCAGTTGGGATTTCGGTGACGGATCACCGTTAGGATCCGGAGCATACCCTACACATCAGTATGCAAATACCGGGACCTATGTCGTTTGCCTCACCGTTTCAGATTTCCTGGGATGTAACGATACCTATTGCGATACAATTACTGTGGATTCATTGGGTAATATCATTTATCGCGGTTTCTCTGCCAATGCCGGCTTCACGCTGAATATTATTTCTCCGTCGCAACTCACAAGTGGCCTTGATGATCAGACAAATACCATATCCCGTATTTATCCTGTTCCTGCTACCGATCGTTTGTTTGTTGAATGGGCAGCGAATACGGCCGATGCACTGAATTATCAGGTCATCAGTGTAGATGGAAGAGAAGTGATGAAAGGATTGGTCACTCGTACCGCGAATCAATTGAATACAGAAAGTCTTTCTCCCGGCATCTACCTGTTCAGAGTAATTAATGCAGATGGAAGTGCGGACAGCAAGACCTTTGTGAAACAATAA
- a CDS encoding T9SS type A sorting domain-containing protein yields the protein MKKNYTGLQLLVLICIAITGGTLVKVQAGDAISGDTTVVQTFRYDTTMRAGMFQFPDDSTKSYEKIIMLYSMRCKNGLVSNSGQPNQGCGEWDYNCYTYLVDSAQTDSMRRISNSYAISNFTDTVYPYTIVPQWNYYQTIQQEVTYTSTISESTATIGNGAALSNVPFDAASPLSRTQYLWTASELINAGFTAGNVNGLEMDLFTLGSTLENLRIRIKNTSRTILDSQSPELNGFAEVFYQNTTFTAAGANRFNFHTPFSWDGVSSVLMDISFNNVNAGMNNQVFVSGAANIASLHTTAKDKYLDTDGGLASITLPSGVGDTVTDQVTLAFWCYGNPIILPANTSILEALDAGGERQMNIHLPWSDGSIYWDCGNNGSGYDRISRAATISEMEGQWNFWTFTKNASTGIMYIFLNGSLWHSGSGKTKPISINRMNLGRSIANNYGYYGSLDEFSMWSIALDSVAISDIMYHSITPSNPAYANLLVYYKMDESSGALIDDSSPNGMDGTMFNMTRRDRRGKDLFRNFTESLERPKISFIRGVYTTSVQVTPVLDSLAINANSVIEYTVQNNTLAAVDTNLYWQAGGYSYVYDTAGVAIDSIPVAADDTIFITRLTHYEKRPMKVELINFITPYGLGLNMNGLIGKTWAFDVTDYAPVLKGRKFMAMEDGKYQEDNDIRFVFYEGTPPRDVHALQQVWPSGAWTMASYGQIANNDMFEPRDIPLSANSAQFKLRSAISGHGQEGEFIPRNHTLRLNNSTNYTRAVWKECAMNPIYPQGGTWVYDRAGWCPGDVVDTKEYDITPQVSPGQVINLDYSLPVVSNTGTSNYRVNNQLVSYGAPNFNLDAAVSYVKSPSNRVEFERLNPICNAPVIAIQNTGATPLTQLDITYGRLGGTMASYQWTGTLNFLQTAEVTLPQPNWLSSNTNEFIVIVTNPNGGTDQYGLNDTLITTFNYPVVYTSGLVFELKTNTSGSQTSYTLKDSQGNNLINRIGLAANTTYRDTVYLPTDCYTLKLLDAGDDGLSWWANPGQGTGYFRIKDAATGTNLRTFNPDFGDNIYQQFTVNYTLPTVEVQPGQAGNLTVFPNPASGLLNVEFSLPVYAEGEIAVVNIVGQTLMTQKVFVSQPKEKVSLDISPLESGIYYIVLRSGNEKVMQKVVITR from the coding sequence ATGAAGAAAAATTATACAGGATTACAGTTATTAGTACTTATTTGCATCGCTATCACCGGTGGCACATTAGTGAAGGTTCAGGCCGGAGATGCCATCTCAGGCGATACAACAGTGGTTCAAACGTTCCGCTACGACACGACCATGCGCGCGGGGATGTTTCAGTTTCCGGATGATTCCACCAAGTCCTACGAGAAAATTATCATGCTCTACAGTATGCGTTGCAAAAATGGTTTAGTCTCCAATTCCGGACAACCCAATCAGGGCTGTGGAGAATGGGATTACAATTGCTATACCTATCTCGTGGATTCCGCGCAAACGGATTCCATGCGCAGGATCAGCAATAGTTACGCGATCAGCAATTTTACGGATACTGTTTATCCATATACGATTGTTCCACAGTGGAACTACTATCAGACCATTCAACAAGAGGTAACCTATACCAGCACTATTTCAGAATCCACCGCCACGATCGGTAACGGTGCAGCACTTAGCAATGTACCTTTCGATGCCGCATCACCACTGTCGAGAACCCAGTACCTGTGGACCGCGTCTGAGCTCATTAATGCAGGCTTCACTGCAGGGAATGTTAACGGTCTGGAAATGGATCTTTTTACTTTAGGATCAACATTGGAAAATTTAAGAATCAGGATCAAAAATACCTCCCGCACCATTCTTGACAGTCAATCACCGGAGTTGAACGGATTTGCTGAGGTCTTTTATCAGAATACCACATTTACTGCAGCGGGTGCCAATCGATTTAATTTTCATACTCCGTTTAGCTGGGATGGTGTTTCCTCAGTACTCATGGATATTAGCTTCAATAACGTGAACGCCGGAATGAATAATCAAGTCTTCGTTTCCGGTGCTGCTAATATAGCTTCTCTTCACACTACGGCAAAAGATAAGTATCTGGATACTGACGGAGGTCTTGCTTCCATCACTTTGCCTTCCGGTGTAGGCGACACTGTTACTGATCAGGTGACACTGGCTTTCTGGTGTTACGGTAACCCCATTATATTACCTGCAAACACTAGTATCCTGGAAGCATTGGACGCCGGAGGTGAAAGACAAATGAACATACATCTTCCTTGGAGCGATGGGAGTATTTATTGGGATTGTGGTAATAATGGTTCCGGCTATGACCGCATCAGTAGAGCAGCTACCATCTCCGAAATGGAGGGCCAATGGAATTTCTGGACCTTTACAAAAAATGCAAGTACAGGTATCATGTATATTTTTCTGAATGGTAGCTTGTGGCATTCCGGTTCAGGGAAAACAAAGCCCATTAGCATCAATCGGATGAACCTGGGCAGATCGATCGCCAACAACTATGGTTATTATGGAAGTCTGGATGAATTCAGTATGTGGAGTATAGCCCTTGATTCAGTGGCGATCAGTGATATTATGTACCATTCCATCACACCCTCCAATCCTGCTTATGCCAACCTATTGGTATATTATAAAATGGATGAAAGCAGTGGTGCACTAATTGATGATTCCTCACCTAACGGTATGGATGGTACGATGTTTAATATGACCCGAAGAGATCGGCGAGGCAAAGACCTCTTTCGCAATTTTACAGAGAGTCTCGAGCGGCCCAAAATATCCTTTATAAGAGGGGTATATACAACCTCCGTTCAGGTCACACCCGTTTTAGACTCCCTCGCAATCAATGCCAATTCCGTTATTGAATATACTGTACAAAATAATACACTCGCTGCTGTTGACACCAATCTTTACTGGCAGGCCGGTGGGTATAGCTATGTGTATGATACCGCCGGTGTAGCCATTGATTCGATCCCGGTGGCTGCCGATGATACGATTTTTATTACCCGTTTAACGCATTATGAAAAACGTCCGATGAAAGTCGAGTTGATTAATTTCATCACGCCTTATGGATTAGGATTAAATATGAACGGGCTCATCGGGAAAACATGGGCCTTTGATGTGACCGATTATGCGCCGGTATTAAAAGGAAGAAAGTTCATGGCGATGGAAGATGGAAAGTATCAGGAAGATAATGATATCCGATTTGTATTTTATGAAGGTACACCGCCGAGAGATGTGCATGCCCTTCAACAGGTATGGCCAAGTGGTGCGTGGACGATGGCAAGTTATGGCCAGATCGCGAACAATGATATGTTTGAGCCGCGTGATATTCCACTTTCTGCCAATAGTGCTCAGTTCAAGCTGCGTTCTGCTATCAGCGGTCACGGACAGGAAGGAGAATTTATCCCACGCAATCATACTTTACGTTTAAATAATAGCACCAACTACACGAGAGCAGTATGGAAGGAATGCGCGATGAATCCCATCTACCCTCAAGGTGGTACATGGGTCTATGATCGTGCCGGCTGGTGTCCGGGAGATGTGGTGGACACGAAAGAATATGACATCACCCCTCAGGTTTCTCCGGGCCAGGTCATCAATTTAGATTATAGTCTGCCGGTTGTTTCCAATACCGGTACATCCAACTACAGAGTGAATAATCAACTGGTAAGTTACGGGGCACCCAATTTCAATCTCGATGCAGCGGTATCGTATGTGAAAAGTCCGAGTAATAGAGTGGAGTTTGAACGTTTGAATCCGATATGCAATGCACCTGTTATTGCCATTCAAAATACCGGAGCAACGCCGTTAACACAATTGGATATTACCTATGGTCGCTTAGGCGGCACCATGGCCAGCTACCAATGGACCGGCACGCTTAACTTCCTGCAAACAGCAGAAGTCACCTTGCCCCAACCCAATTGGCTGAGCTCAAATACCAATGAATTTATCGTCATTGTTACCAATCCAAACGGAGGAACGGATCAGTACGGTTTAAACGATACCCTCATCACTACCTTTAATTATCCTGTTGTTTATACTTCCGGTCTGGTGTTTGAATTAAAGACGAACACCAGCGGTTCACAAACCAGTTATACACTGAAAGATAGTCAGGGAAATAATCTCATTAACAGAATCGGCCTTGCTGCCAATACCACTTACCGTGATACCGTGTATCTACCCACAGATTGTTATACGTTGAAGTTGCTGGATGCGGGAGATGATGGTCTCAGCTGGTGGGCAAATCCCGGACAAGGAACCGGATATTTCCGTATCAAGGATGCGGCCACAGGAACAAATCTGAGAACCTTTAATCCTGATTTCGGGGATAATATTTATCAGCAATTCACGGTCAACTATACTCTGCCCACTGTTGAAGTTCAACCCGGACAAGCAGGCAATCTGACGGTATTTCCAAATCCCGCATCCGGACTGCTCAACGTAGAGTTTTCTCTGCCGGTGTATGCTGAAGGAGAAATCGCCGTAGTGAATATCGTAGGGCAAACACTGATGACACAAAAAGTTTTTGTTTCTCAGCCGAAGGAAAAAGTATCGCTGGACATCAGCCCACTCGAAAGCGGGATCTATTATATTGTCCTCCGATCGGGCAATGAAAAGGTCATGCAGAAGGTGGTAATCACACGATAA